From the bacterium genome, one window contains:
- a CDS encoding acyclic terpene utilization AtuA family protein, which yields MRDIIRIANGQGFWGDSIDAPVHLVERGGIDFLTLDYLAEVTLSIMQRQRLKNPESGFARDFVELAARILPACLEKNIRVITNAGGVNPKACRTALEETAEHLGKWLRVGVVEGDDILDRLDDLIRQGADFRNMETGEPFESIRGRITSANVYIDSFCIAEALDQGAQIVLAGRVSDPGLALGPLIHAFGWQRDDWDLLAAGTVAGHITECGAQCTGGNYSRWWEVPDMARIGYPIVEAAANGRFAVTKHEGTGGLVNVRSITEQLLYEMGDPRNYISPDVRVDFTTLSLEQAGQDRVEVRGVRGAPATDTFKVSCSYLAGWKASSQLTVSGPRARKKAELAAQIIWDRLRRECCEYDETLTEFLGVNTCHPGIAPEQDAEEVVLRLSVRDHSRVKVNRFGKELAPLITNGPPGITGFAGGRPKAQEIIAFWPALIPKHLVKTRVTVE from the coding sequence GGTGGAGCGGGGCGGCATCGATTTCCTCACCCTCGACTACCTGGCCGAGGTCACTCTTTCCATCATGCAGCGCCAGCGTCTCAAGAACCCGGAGAGCGGCTTCGCCCGCGACTTCGTGGAGCTGGCCGCGCGCATCCTGCCGGCTTGCCTGGAGAAGAACATCCGTGTGATCACCAATGCCGGGGGGGTCAATCCAAAGGCCTGCCGCACGGCGCTCGAGGAGACCGCCGAACACCTGGGCAAATGGCTGCGCGTGGGGGTTGTCGAGGGAGATGACATCCTGGATCGGCTCGACGACCTCATCCGCCAGGGAGCTGACTTCCGCAACATGGAGACGGGTGAACCCTTCGAGTCCATCCGAGGCCGCATCACATCGGCCAACGTCTATATCGACAGCTTCTGCATCGCCGAGGCCCTGGACCAGGGCGCCCAGATCGTCCTGGCCGGCCGGGTCTCCGACCCGGGCCTGGCCTTGGGCCCACTCATCCATGCCTTCGGCTGGCAACGCGACGACTGGGATCTGCTCGCCGCCGGCACGGTGGCCGGGCACATCACCGAGTGCGGAGCCCAGTGCACGGGCGGCAACTACTCCCGCTGGTGGGAGGTGCCGGACATGGCCAGGATCGGTTACCCCATTGTCGAGGCCGCAGCCAATGGGCGCTTCGCCGTGACCAAGCATGAGGGAACGGGCGGGCTGGTCAATGTGCGCAGCATCACCGAGCAGTTGCTCTATGAGATGGGTGATCCGCGCAATTACATCTCACCCGACGTGCGGGTGGATTTCACGACCCTGTCGCTGGAGCAGGCGGGCCAGGACCGCGTCGAGGTGCGGGGCGTCCGGGGCGCCCCCGCGACGGACACCTTCAAGGTGTCGTGTTCCTACCTTGCCGGCTGGAAGGCGAGCAGCCAACTCACGGTGTCCGGCCCGCGGGCGCGGAAGAAGGCCGAACTGGCGGCGCAGATCATCTGGGACCGTCTGCGACGGGAATGCTGCGAGTATGACGAGACCCTGACGGAATTCCTGGGTGTGAACACCTGCCACCCGGGCATCGCGCCGGAGCAGGATGCCGAAGAGGTGGTGTTGCGCTTGTCCGTGCGGGACCACAGCCGCGTCAAGGTCAATCGCTTCGGCAAGGAGTTGGCTCCCTTGATCACAAATGGTCCGCCCGGCATCACCGGATTCGCGGGAGGCCGCCCCAAGGCCCAGGAGATCATCGCTTTCTGGCCGGCCCTGATACCCAAGCATCTGGTGAAGACGCGAGTGACCGTGGAGTAA
- a CDS encoding thiolase domain-containing protein — translation MRDVAVIGIGMTRFGELWETSFRDLFVEAGRQAMLDAGVDHLDSMYIGCMSGGLFVGQEHVGSLMADYLGVTPAAATRVESACASGGAAVRQAFIEVASGLSEVVLAGGVEKMTDVDLNQATYALGTAADAEYESFQGATFPGLYAMMARAHMEQWGTTSEMLASVAVKNHGNGLLNPLAQFRSAITVDAVLQSTMIADPLHVLDCSPVSDGAAAVILAPVELARKLGRPLVRITGSGQASDRIALHSRRQLAALESTTVAARQALKMAGLSIGDMDFAEVHDCFTIAELMVLEALGVYAPGQAGPATLAGETGRDGRFPVNPSGGLKSKGHPVGATGVAQIVEIVKQMRGSAEEGRQLQRVRRALAQNMGGSGGSTVVHILEA, via the coding sequence ATGCGTGACGTGGCCGTGATCGGCATCGGCATGACGCGATTCGGCGAGCTGTGGGAGACCAGCTTCCGCGACCTGTTCGTGGAAGCGGGCCGCCAGGCGATGCTGGATGCCGGAGTGGATCATCTGGATTCCATGTACATCGGATGCATGTCTGGCGGGCTCTTCGTGGGACAGGAGCACGTCGGCAGCCTGATGGCGGACTACCTGGGCGTGACGCCGGCCGCGGCCACGCGGGTCGAGTCCGCTTGCGCCTCGGGCGGCGCCGCCGTGCGCCAGGCCTTCATCGAGGTGGCCAGCGGCCTCAGCGAGGTCGTCCTGGCCGGCGGTGTGGAGAAGATGACCGATGTGGATCTCAACCAGGCCACCTATGCCCTCGGTACCGCGGCCGACGCGGAGTACGAGAGCTTTCAAGGGGCCACTTTCCCCGGCCTCTATGCCATGATGGCACGGGCCCACATGGAGCAGTGGGGCACCACGTCGGAGATGCTGGCCAGCGTGGCGGTGAAGAATCATGGGAACGGGCTGTTGAATCCCCTCGCCCAGTTTCGCTCCGCCATCACCGTGGATGCCGTCCTGCAGTCGACCATGATCGCCGATCCGCTGCACGTCCTGGATTGCTCGCCGGTGAGCGACGGCGCCGCGGCCGTGATCCTGGCGCCGGTGGAGTTGGCCCGCAAACTGGGCCGTCCGCTCGTGCGCATCACGGGAAGCGGCCAGGCCAGCGACCGCATCGCCCTGCACAGTCGGCGCCAGCTGGCGGCGCTGGAGTCCACAACCGTGGCCGCCCGGCAGGCTTTGAAGATGGCCGGGCTGAGCATTGGCGACATGGATTTCGCCGAGGTCCATGACTGCTTCACCATCGCCGAGTTGATGGTGCTGGAGGCACTTGGTGTCTATGCGCCGGGCCAGGCGGGACCCGCCACCCTGGCCGGTGAGACAGGTCGCGATGGTCGCTTTCCCGTCAACCCATCGGGTGGGTTGAAAAGCAAGGGCCATCCCGTGGGCGCCACCGGCGTGGCGCAAATCGTCGAAATCGTCAAGCAGATGCGGGGCAGCGCGGAGGAGGGGCGGCAACTCCAGCGTGTCCGGCGCGCCTTGGCGCAGAACATGGGCGGAAGCGGCGGGAGCACCGTGGTTCACATCCTGGAGGCATGA
- a CDS encoding hydroxymethylglutaryl-CoA synthase — protein sequence MAIGIVGWGACLPRNRIKLEEIAAVWGADAASYKRGLLLYEKSVPSPDQDVITLSVEAARRALARAGVDPASVGAVYVGSESHPYAVKPSGTTVAEAIGCGHLVHCADFEFACKAGSEAMYVAYSLVKAGEMPCALGIGADTSQGAPGDALEYSASAGAAAFIMGSDDVAATVDCTVSWMSDTPDFWRREHEHYPQHGGRFTGESAYFRTVLSAGRALLERSGLRPQDFAYCVFHQPNGKFPQKAATELGFDVRSPQFTTGWLVPWLGNTYSGASPLGLSAILDVAKPGDRIFMVSYGSGAGSDGFVLTATDEITRRQGLALGTRPQLDEHKRYLSYGEYVKFRRKILRNS from the coding sequence ATGGCAATCGGCATCGTCGGCTGGGGAGCCTGCCTTCCCCGCAACCGCATCAAGCTCGAGGAGATCGCCGCCGTGTGGGGCGCCGACGCGGCAAGCTACAAGCGCGGCTTGCTGCTCTACGAGAAATCGGTGCCCTCGCCGGACCAGGACGTGATCACCTTGTCCGTGGAGGCCGCCCGCCGGGCGCTGGCACGGGCCGGCGTCGACCCGGCCAGCGTGGGAGCCGTCTACGTGGGCAGCGAGTCCCACCCATACGCGGTCAAGCCCAGCGGCACGACTGTGGCCGAGGCCATCGGCTGCGGGCACCTGGTGCATTGCGCCGATTTCGAGTTCGCCTGCAAGGCCGGCAGCGAGGCCATGTACGTCGCCTACTCCCTCGTCAAGGCGGGCGAGATGCCCTGTGCGCTGGGGATTGGCGCGGACACCAGCCAGGGCGCTCCCGGCGACGCGCTGGAGTACAGCGCCAGCGCCGGCGCGGCCGCCTTCATCATGGGATCCGACGACGTGGCGGCCACCGTGGACTGCACCGTGTCATGGATGAGTGACACGCCGGATTTCTGGCGACGGGAGCACGAGCATTATCCCCAGCATGGCGGGCGCTTCACGGGCGAATCGGCCTACTTCCGCACGGTGCTGAGCGCCGGGCGGGCGCTGCTCGAACGCAGCGGCCTGCGGCCTCAGGACTTCGCCTATTGCGTCTTCCACCAGCCCAACGGCAAGTTTCCGCAGAAAGCGGCGACGGAGCTTGGCTTTGACGTGCGCAGCCCGCAATTCACCACCGGCTGGCTGGTTCCCTGGCTGGGCAACACCTACTCGGGGGCCTCGCCCCTCGGTCTCTCCGCCATCCTGGACGTGGCCAAACCCGGCGACCGCATCTTCATGGTCAGCTATGGCAGTGGCGCCGGCTCCGACGGTTTCGTCCTCACCGCCACCGACGAAATCACCCGGCGGCAGGGGCTGGCGCTGGGGACACGCCCCCAGCTGGACGAGCACAAGCGCTACTTGAGCTATGGCGAGTACGTGAAGTTCCGCCGCAAGATCCTGCGCAACTCCTGA
- a CDS encoding TolC family protein, whose translation MSGGFMRTNSRLLWLGWVILGGSLAYLRPLWAVERFEPPVGEAVQWLLEHNRDYQKALADRRKARLDVVETGAATLPSLQLSATGTHLGNIQDFKFDSLTLTTAADDNYSFNLGLTQLLFSGSAFQAIGVARSYERVAEASLAVQRAALLRGFLTGYSSIALLEELRVLNEEVVEGTKARLEDARLLHEIGALSRFDLLRSEVEHMNSIPALREAEDQLDQARAALVLQLALEPGTELGIRAFELACSALAAEFPGLLAEGSLPGGERERLVALAQRHRPERDLATNAVEGYRRAVRVYQSDHLPTLAAFANLEHANQWDMFSQEETWRSSWNVGLQASLPLFSGFRTAAQVAKGRQDLRKAQADESQLLDAIGLDVRTALDELQRRSLDMMAWERNAEAAAEGLEIAHTRRESGAGSELELRDARTAMKAARANAALARHQLLTARIDLLHALGLLDETFYLDSSK comes from the coding sequence ATGAGCGGGGGCTTCATGAGGACAAATAGCCGCTTGTTGTGGCTGGGATGGGTGATCCTGGGCGGCAGCCTGGCCTATCTGCGCCCGCTGTGGGCCGTCGAGCGTTTCGAGCCGCCGGTGGGTGAGGCCGTCCAATGGCTGCTGGAGCACAACCGGGACTACCAGAAAGCGCTGGCGGACCGTCGCAAGGCGCGCCTGGACGTGGTCGAGACCGGCGCCGCCACCCTGCCCAGCCTCCAGCTGAGCGCCACGGGGACGCACCTGGGCAACATCCAGGATTTCAAGTTCGATTCCTTGACCCTGACCACGGCGGCCGACGACAACTACAGCTTCAATCTGGGCCTCACCCAGTTGCTCTTCTCCGGCAGCGCCTTCCAGGCCATCGGCGTGGCGCGCAGCTACGAGCGCGTCGCCGAGGCGTCCCTCGCCGTGCAGCGGGCCGCCCTCCTGCGCGGCTTCCTCACCGGCTACTCCAGCATCGCCCTGCTGGAGGAGCTGCGCGTCTTGAACGAGGAGGTGGTGGAGGGGACCAAGGCCCGCCTCGAAGACGCCCGCCTGCTCCACGAGATCGGCGCCCTCTCCCGTTTCGACCTGCTGCGCAGCGAGGTGGAGCACATGAACTCCATTCCCGCCCTGCGCGAGGCGGAGGACCAGTTGGACCAGGCCCGCGCCGCCCTGGTCCTGCAGTTGGCCCTCGAACCCGGCACGGAGCTGGGCATCCGTGCCTTCGAGCTGGCCTGTTCCGCCCTGGCGGCGGAGTTCCCCGGCCTGCTGGCCGAGGGCTCGCTGCCCGGCGGGGAGCGGGAGCGGCTGGTCGCCTTGGCCCAGCGCCATCGTCCGGAACGCGATCTCGCCACCAACGCGGTGGAGGGCTATCGCCGGGCCGTGCGCGTCTACCAGAGCGACCACCTGCCCACCCTGGCCGCCTTCGCCAACCTGGAGCACGCCAACCAGTGGGACATGTTCTCCCAGGAGGAGACGTGGCGCAGCAGCTGGAACGTGGGCCTGCAGGCCAGCCTGCCCCTTTTCAGTGGATTCCGCACGGCGGCGCAGGTGGCCAAGGGACGGCAGGACCTGCGCAAGGCCCAGGCCGACGAGTCCCAACTGCTGGACGCCATCGGCCTTGATGTGCGCACGGCCCTGGATGAATTGCAGCGGCGCAGCCTGGACATGATGGCCTGGGAGCGGAACGCGGAGGCGGCGGCCGAGGGCCTGGAGATCGCCCACACCCGCCGCGAGAGTGGCGCCGGCTCCGAGCTGGAACTGCGGGACGCTCGCACGGCGATGAAGGCGGCGCGGGCCAACGCGGCCCTGGCCCGCCACCAGCTGCTGACGGCGCGCATCGACCTGCTGCACGCCCTGGGCCTGCTGGACGAGACGTTCTACCTGGATTCGAGCAAGTGA
- a CDS encoding Zn-ribbon domain-containing OB-fold protein, protein MAQTLTARVWREQPQRYRLRANRCRETGEICFPPRLVVPGNLRPTFDEIHLEGQGRVLTFTVIRVPPSPFSDLAPYALAVIETTEGGRLTAQVTDCDLTDVSIGMLVRFEFRRIYEDNSASVIYYGYKAVPMR, encoded by the coding sequence ATGGCACAAACCTTGACAGCCCGCGTCTGGCGGGAGCAACCGCAGCGCTACCGCCTGAGGGCCAACCGGTGCCGCGAGACGGGCGAGATCTGCTTCCCGCCGCGTCTGGTGGTGCCGGGCAATCTGCGGCCCACTTTCGACGAGATACATCTGGAAGGGCAGGGACGGGTGCTCACCTTCACCGTGATCCGCGTGCCGCCTTCACCCTTCAGCGATTTGGCCCCCTATGCCCTGGCCGTGATCGAGACGACGGAGGGCGGCCGCTTGACAGCCCAGGTCACGGACTGCGACCTCACCGACGTGAGCATCGGCATGCTCGTGCGCTTCGAGTTCCGGCGCATCTATGAGGACAACTCCGCCTCGGTCATCTACTACGGATACAAGGCGGTGCCCATGCGCTGA
- a CDS encoding magnesium transporter gives MRNHPHLHHSVRNLMQPAPLVLREGMSMAEALAEIRDKVDSDVISYFYVEDGQGRLTGVLPVRRLLTTPLEAMLQDHMIRELRTLRESSTVLDACEAFAMHKLLAFPVVDTDKRLLGVVDVKAFTEEIFEVTEHERMEELFEAIGFRISQVRGASPLTAWRFRFPWLLATVASGLACAFLAGAFQLTLARSLTLAFFMTLVLGLGESLSIQTMTMTVQELRTRTPTLRWFLATLRREAATAGLLGVSCGLLAGALAWLWLGEKMTTLVLGGGILLAMLSATTIGLGIPALLHSSRLDPKIAAGPVTLALADLSTLLIYFSLATLML, from the coding sequence ATGAGAAACCACCCGCATCTGCACCATTCCGTCCGGAACCTGATGCAGCCGGCCCCGCTTGTCCTGCGCGAGGGCATGAGCATGGCCGAGGCCCTGGCCGAGATCCGGGACAAGGTCGACAGCGACGTCATCAGCTACTTCTATGTGGAGGACGGCCAGGGCCGGTTGACGGGCGTCCTGCCCGTGCGCCGCTTGCTCACCACCCCCCTCGAGGCCATGCTGCAGGATCACATGATCCGCGAACTCCGCACCCTGCGCGAGTCCTCCACCGTGCTGGACGCATGCGAGGCCTTCGCCATGCACAAGCTGCTTGCCTTTCCTGTTGTGGACACGGACAAGCGGCTGTTGGGCGTGGTGGACGTCAAGGCCTTCACCGAAGAAATCTTCGAAGTGACCGAGCACGAGCGGATGGAGGAGTTGTTCGAGGCGATCGGCTTCCGCATCTCGCAGGTGCGCGGCGCCAGTCCGCTCACCGCCTGGCGTTTCCGGTTCCCCTGGCTGCTGGCCACGGTGGCCAGCGGCCTGGCCTGCGCCTTTCTGGCAGGCGCTTTCCAGCTGACGCTGGCGCGCTCCCTCACCCTGGCCTTCTTCATGACCCTCGTCCTGGGACTGGGCGAAAGCCTCAGCATTCAGACCATGACAATGACGGTGCAGGAGCTGCGCACCCGCACACCGACCCTGCGCTGGTTCCTGGCCACCCTGCGTCGCGAGGCGGCCACCGCCGGCCTGCTGGGCGTCTCCTGCGGCCTGCTGGCCGGCGCCCTGGCCTGGTTGTGGCTGGGCGAGAAGATGACCACCCTGGTGCTGGGCGGCGGCATTCTGCTCGCCATGTTGTCGGCGACCACGATCGGACTGGGCATCCCCGCCCTGCTGCACTCCTCCCGCCTGGATCCCAAGATCGCCGCCGGTCCGGTGACCCTGGCCCTGGCCGACCTGTCCACCCTCCTCATCTATTTCTCGCTGGCCACCTTGATGCTATGA
- a CDS encoding M14 family zinc carboxypeptidase, which yields MRRLLGLGLLLAGLQSASAAWHQVFVPIQDKSGLPRLAEALGGLDPCGTVLTEAGIELPLEDAELAAVTRAGLNPKVLIADLEQHYADRLTADRNYGAYHTFSEGMAAINQLHADFPDIVGAPISLGTSHQGNPIWAFKVSDNPGIDEDEPEVLYGGYIHAREAITIEVLLHFLNHLTSNYGTDPRVTAIVDERELWFIPFMNPDGVLYNESTNPNGGGMWRKNRRNNGDGSWGVDLNRNYGYQWGYDNSGSSPTPSSETYRGPAAFSEPEDMAVRTFINSRNFVAALSYHSYSNLYIYPFGYTNIHAPEPDHSAFVIMTDLMSNFNGYTCGAAWELLYNTNGDTVDWCYGAQGEHPKIMAITPEVGTGSDGFWPAESRIPALVAENLEPNLLFAEMAGNPWSQLPPAAPVLDELGEVGDGYTLTWSTPAPDPNNPALSYELRELSGPTQGTDFFASAANWTSGTVGFALSTARSYSPPNSYFGGTGHNRNATAVLNSAIQVTAGMQLAMRSWYNIETNWDYGYVEVSTNGVTWTPIAGSITTTTNPNGTNDGNGITGASSGWVAATFPLTAYVGQSINVRLRYETDGAVLGEGFYVDDFSPVPAFASETTIADGLTAEAWTVVDQSPGDWYYKVRARDAEDQLSVWSNLIQVSSTGGVDMSPPAIAHTPLPDTSDGSGPWTVAALISDASGVASATLEKRVGGSAWSLIPMTNTAGNNWSAAIPGPVAPGQLVEYRIRAVDASPQANEGVSTTWSFQILLPVGLEYCQSFTSGFDDFSVVQHLPGGNSWVIGSYTGQGQTAYIQYSSTTQEDHASLLSPVFDCRDQGALGLSFWHLLRMGYSGAFTDAWVKGSVDGGLTWPYILGEWHADGTGGEVTVSGVNTLDISSWAAGQEQVRIKFEFHDRYDWYWHVDNVCLTGNLAVAPDPVEVTITALGADVLLSWPPSPGAAGYRVYVSDEAREGFTLLAQVAGTSHLHVSALSQEQRYYIVTAVAGARAAADPAAIPTLDAQDGRRPAAPEDKVRP from the coding sequence ATGCGTCGCTTGCTGGGTTTGGGATTGCTGCTGGCCGGGCTGCAGAGCGCCTCGGCCGCCTGGCACCAGGTCTTCGTGCCCATCCAGGACAAAAGCGGGCTGCCCCGCCTGGCGGAGGCCCTGGGGGGGCTGGATCCCTGCGGCACCGTGCTGACCGAGGCGGGGATCGAACTTCCCCTGGAGGACGCCGAGCTGGCGGCCGTGACCCGGGCCGGCCTCAATCCCAAGGTGCTCATCGCCGACCTGGAGCAGCACTACGCCGATCGCCTCACGGCGGACCGCAACTACGGCGCCTACCACACCTTCAGCGAAGGCATGGCCGCCATCAACCAGCTCCACGCTGATTTCCCGGACATCGTGGGGGCTCCCATCTCCCTCGGCACCAGCCACCAGGGCAATCCCATCTGGGCCTTCAAGGTCTCCGACAATCCCGGCATCGACGAGGACGAGCCGGAAGTGCTCTACGGCGGCTACATCCATGCGCGGGAGGCCATCACCATTGAAGTGCTGCTGCATTTCCTGAACCACCTCACCAGCAACTATGGCACGGACCCGCGGGTGACGGCCATCGTGGACGAGCGGGAACTGTGGTTCATCCCCTTCATGAATCCCGATGGCGTCCTCTACAACGAGAGCACCAACCCCAACGGCGGCGGCATGTGGCGCAAGAACCGCCGCAACAACGGCGATGGCAGCTGGGGCGTGGACCTCAACCGCAACTACGGCTACCAGTGGGGCTACGACAATTCGGGTTCCAGCCCCACCCCTTCAAGCGAGACCTACCGCGGTCCGGCCGCCTTCAGCGAGCCGGAGGACATGGCGGTGCGCACCTTCATCAACAGCCGCAACTTCGTCGCCGCCCTCTCCTACCACAGCTACAGCAACCTTTACATCTACCCCTTCGGCTACACCAACATCCATGCACCGGAGCCGGACCACAGCGCCTTCGTCATCATGACGGACCTGATGAGCAACTTCAACGGCTACACCTGCGGCGCCGCCTGGGAACTGCTCTACAACACCAACGGCGACACGGTGGACTGGTGTTACGGGGCGCAGGGCGAACACCCCAAGATCATGGCCATCACGCCGGAGGTGGGCACGGGCAGCGACGGCTTCTGGCCGGCCGAGTCCCGCATTCCCGCCCTGGTGGCGGAGAATCTGGAGCCCAATCTCCTCTTCGCCGAGATGGCGGGCAACCCCTGGAGCCAGCTGCCCCCCGCGGCGCCCGTGCTGGACGAGCTGGGTGAGGTGGGCGATGGCTACACCCTGACCTGGAGCACGCCCGCTCCCGACCCCAACAATCCCGCCCTCTCCTATGAGCTGCGCGAGCTGAGCGGCCCCACCCAGGGAACGGACTTTTTCGCCAGCGCCGCCAACTGGACGTCCGGAACGGTGGGCTTCGCCCTCAGTACGGCCCGCTCCTACAGCCCGCCCAACAGCTACTTCGGAGGCACCGGCCACAACCGCAACGCCACCGCGGTGCTGAACAGCGCCATCCAGGTGACGGCGGGCATGCAGCTGGCCATGCGGTCCTGGTACAACATCGAGACGAACTGGGATTACGGTTATGTGGAAGTCTCCACCAACGGCGTGACCTGGACGCCCATCGCCGGCAGCATCACCACCACCACCAACCCCAACGGCACCAACGACGGCAACGGCATCACCGGCGCCTCCAGCGGCTGGGTGGCGGCCACCTTCCCGCTGACGGCCTACGTGGGGCAGAGCATCAACGTCCGCCTGCGCTATGAGACGGACGGCGCGGTGCTGGGGGAAGGCTTCTATGTGGACGATTTCAGCCCCGTGCCGGCCTTCGCCTCCGAGACGACCATCGCCGACGGTCTGACCGCCGAGGCTTGGACGGTGGTCGACCAGTCGCCCGGGGACTGGTATTACAAAGTGCGTGCCCGCGACGCCGAGGACCAGCTCAGCGTGTGGTCCAACCTCATCCAGGTGAGCTCGACGGGCGGTGTGGACATGTCGCCGCCCGCCATCGCGCACACGCCCCTGCCCGACACCTCGGACGGGAGCGGACCCTGGACCGTGGCGGCGCTGATCAGCGACGCCTCCGGCGTGGCCTCGGCCACGCTTGAGAAGCGGGTGGGCGGCAGCGCCTGGAGCCTGATCCCCATGACCAACACGGCCGGCAACAACTGGAGCGCCGCCATTCCCGGCCCGGTGGCGCCCGGCCAGCTGGTGGAGTACCGCATCCGGGCGGTGGACGCCTCGCCCCAGGCCAACGAGGGTGTGAGCACGACCTGGTCTTTCCAGATCCTGCTGCCCGTCGGACTGGAGTATTGCCAGAGCTTCACCAGCGGCTTCGACGATTTCAGCGTCGTGCAGCACCTCCCCGGCGGCAACAGCTGGGTGATCGGCAGCTACACGGGCCAAGGCCAGACCGCCTACATCCAATACAGCAGCACCACCCAGGAGGACCACGCCTCCCTGCTCAGCCCTGTCTTCGACTGCCGCGACCAGGGCGCCCTCGGCCTGAGCTTCTGGCACCTCTTGCGCATGGGTTACAGCGGCGCCTTCACCGACGCCTGGGTCAAGGGCTCCGTCGACGGCGGCCTCACCTGGCCCTACATCCTGGGCGAGTGGCACGCCGACGGCACGGGCGGCGAGGTGACGGTGAGCGGGGTCAACACGCTGGACATCAGTTCCTGGGCAGCGGGCCAGGAGCAGGTGCGGATCAAGTTCGAGTTCCATGACCGCTACGACTGGTATTGGCATGTGGACAATGTCTGCCTGACGGGCAACCTGGCGGTGGCGCCCGATCCGGTGGAGGTGACCATCACGGCCCTGGGGGCGGACGTGCTGCTGTCCTGGCCCCCCTCGCCGGGCGCCGCGGGCTACCGCGTCTATGTCAGCGACGAGGCGCGGGAGGGTTTCACCCTGCTCGCCCAGGTGGCCGGCACCAGCCACCTGCATGTCAGCGCCCTCTCGCAGGAGCAGCGCTACTACATCGTGACCGCCGTGGCCGGCGCGCGGGCCGCCGCCGATCCGGCGGCGATCCCCACCCTTGACGCGCAGGACGGTCGTCGACCGGCCGCGCCGGAGGACAAGGTCCGCCCCTGA
- a CDS encoding aspartate 1-decarboxylase — protein MTLQILKSKIHKARVTATNLDYNGSLAIDPGIYEACGMVAFEKVLVGNLTNGQRFETYLIPAERGSREVSPNGGVARLCQPGDQLVVMSFAWVDAQDRPLPQVIVLDGDNRIVDRPDYGEMR, from the coding sequence ATGACCCTGCAGATCCTCAAATCGAAGATCCACAAGGCCCGTGTCACGGCCACGAACCTGGACTACAACGGGAGCTTGGCCATCGATCCGGGCATCTACGAGGCTTGCGGCATGGTGGCCTTCGAGAAGGTCCTGGTGGGCAACCTGACCAACGGCCAGCGCTTCGAGACCTACCTCATCCCCGCCGAGCGCGGCAGCCGGGAAGTCTCGCCCAACGGCGGCGTGGCCCGGCTCTGCCAGCCCGGCGACCAGCTCGTCGTGATGAGTTTCGCCTGGGTGGACGCCCAAGACCGGCCGCTGCCCCAGGTCATCGTGCTGGATGGCGACAACCGCATTGTGGATCGACCGGACTACGGGGAAATGCGATGA
- a CDS encoding helix-turn-helix domain-containing protein, which produces MDKADLLLEAAARRFALYGFRRTVLDDIARDAGIAKGSIYLHATSKEDLFMQVVSREQRLMTEAASEAAAGHEDPRLAIEAIIRRMPDWLVERPLMGRLMTGDPELGIGPELGRQIEGACQGDKPLFTLIGALVTTGVERGIFRRDLVVEAPVSIVVSMFHIYLHNRRQRFIELDDETFLRELMRILFEGIQIHERGLHEDK; this is translated from the coding sequence ATGGACAAAGCGGATCTTCTGCTGGAAGCGGCCGCCCGGCGCTTCGCCCTTTATGGCTTTCGTCGGACTGTGCTGGATGACATCGCCCGCGACGCCGGCATCGCCAAGGGCAGTATTTATCTGCATGCCACCAGCAAGGAGGATCTCTTCATGCAGGTGGTCAGCCGCGAGCAGCGCCTGATGACCGAGGCGGCCAGCGAGGCGGCGGCCGGACATGAGGATCCCCGCCTGGCGATCGAGGCCATCATCCGCCGCATGCCCGACTGGCTGGTGGAGCGCCCGCTCATGGGGCGCCTCATGACGGGCGATCCCGAGCTGGGCATCGGCCCCGAGCTGGGCAGGCAGATCGAAGGGGCCTGCCAGGGCGACAAACCGCTCTTCACCCTGATCGGCGCCCTCGTGACCACCGGCGTCGAGCGCGGCATCTTCCGCCGGGACCTGGTGGTCGAGGCGCCCGTCTCCATCGTCGTCTCCATGTTCCACATCTATCTGCACAACCGGCGGCAGCGCTTCATCGAACTGGATGACGAGACCTTTCTGCGGGAATTGATGCGTATTCTGTTCGAGGGTATCCAGATCCATGAGCGGGGGCTTCATGAGGACAAATAG